One Brassica napus cultivar Da-Ae chromosome C2, Da-Ae, whole genome shotgun sequence DNA window includes the following coding sequences:
- the LOC106412170 gene encoding AP-3 complex subunit delta: protein MAWAAFHAVEVVSSSRFAHKRIGYHVIAQSFSDQTPVLLLITNQLRKDLNSSNEYEKSQDDDDDFVPMPMVLKDQDADPEATIVQISFGDRLRVLIDTVTL from the exons ATGGCTTGGGCGGCCTTCCACGCTGTGGAGGTCGTTTCCTCATCTCGATTCGCGCACAAGAGGATCGGTTACCACGTGATTGCTCAGTCGTTCAGCGATCAGACGCCGGTTCTGCTTCTAATCACGAACCAGCTCAGGAAGGATCTGAACAGTTCGAACGAGTACGAG AAATctcaagatgatgatgatgacttcGTTCCCATGCCAATGGTTTTGAAAGACCAGGATGCTGACCCTGAAGCCACCATTGTTCAAATCAGTTTTGGAGATCGTCTTAGGGTTCTCATTGACACTGTGACTCT ATGA